The sequence TCGTTACAGATATGGCCCTTACGGTTTTTCTGTTTGAACTTTCTAACAAAGACAATTCAATTTTAGGTATTAACAGGGCCGTATTCTTATCATTCTATACACTAGGAACTATGCTTGGAGGTGTAAGCGCGGAGAAAATCAACCGCAAAAAAATTCTCCTTTTTTGTGAATTCATTCGTTTTCCAGTGGTTCTATGTCTTCTATTTTGGCAAAACGTTTCATTAGTCATATTCATCAACGGGTTCATCGGTCTATTTACTGGACTTTTCAACCCTGCAAGACAGGCCATGATTAATGATATGATACCTCCGATACAAATGAATCAGGCCAATTCATTATTTGGATCAACAATGGCCATTTTACATCTTGTGGCCCCTCTGATTGGGCCGGTGTGGTATTCATATTCTAAATCTATTAATGAAATCATCATTTTTGACTTGATCACTTATGCATTTGGTATTTTTTTACTTTTAAAACTTGTCTACAGGCCTCCTTCACATCAAGAAAAGAATAAAAAAGAAACTTCAAAATTTTTTCATGACCTTAAGGAAGGAGCAATTTTTATTTCAAAACGACCTGATCTAAAAGCAATGTTTATGAACTCTGTAATCACAGGTCTTTGTATTGGAGTTCTCATTCCCCTATTACTTCCCTATTTAAATGAAGAATTCTCTAAAGGAAGTGCCGAATATGGTTACTTGCTCGGGGCCTTTGGTGTTGGAGGTATCTTTGGTGGCCCATTATGTAGTTTTCTATCTAGAAAAATTAAAACTGGCCCACTAACAATATACTCGGTGATGGCCGAACCGTTTTTCATGTTTTTTTGGTTATTATCTTCAAATCTATACTTATCTATGCTTGTTTTTGCAGTTTGGGGAGTGGTTGTTATTTTCAGAATAACTGCTCACCTGAACTATATTTCTCAATCAGTTGAAGGAAATTATCTGGCCCGACTTCATTCTTTATTGGACCTCTCGTTCGT is a genomic window of Halobacteriovoraceae bacterium containing:
- a CDS encoding MFS transporter, translating into MFEILKKPNYRKLYIASSISELGSFVTDMALTVFLFELSNKDNSILGINRAVFLSFYTLGTMLGGVSAEKINRKKILLFCEFIRFPVVLCLLFWQNVSLVIFINGFIGLFTGLFNPARQAMINDMIPPIQMNQANSLFGSTMAILHLVAPLIGPVWYSYSKSINEIIIFDLITYAFGIFLLLKLVYRPPSHQEKNKKETSKFFHDLKEGAIFISKRPDLKAMFMNSVITGLCIGVLIPLLLPYLNEEFSKGSAEYGYLLGAFGVGGIFGGPLCSFLSRKIKTGPLTIYSVMAEPFFMFFWLLSSNLYLSMLVFAVWGVVVIFRITAHLNYISQSVEGNYLARLHSLLDLSFVFPNVTGGILIGFIGDYYPASNILWITLAFFAFFIFIRLPSSNMKALFKGIEGQVYRDENSFDQA